A region from the Benincasa hispida cultivar B227 chromosome 8, ASM972705v1, whole genome shotgun sequence genome encodes:
- the LOC120083081 gene encoding bifunctional riboflavin kinase/FMN phosphatase, producing the protein MVVSGVIIDLDGTLLHTDGIVNDVLKYFLGKYGKQWDGREALRVTGKTPFESAAVIIEDYGLPCSSTELMSQISPLFAERWCNIKALPGANRLIKHFTSHRVPIALASNSSRENIESKISFQPGWKDSFSVIIGSDEVAMAKPSPEIFLESAKRLNLEPSRCLVIEDSIPGVTAGKAAGMKVVAVPSHPKKSHLYSSADEVINSLLDFQPQKWGLPPFEDWIENTLPINPLYIGGPVIKGYGRGSKVLGVPTANLSTEGYSDVLSEHPSGVYFGWAGLWRRGIFKIVMSIGWNPFFDNAEKTIEPWLLHDFDDDFYGEDLRLVVVGYIRPEANFPSLESLIAKIHEDRRIADRALDLPLYSKYRNDQYLKQHDA; encoded by the exons ATGGTGGTATCTGGCGTTATTATTGATCTGGATGGCACACTTCTACATACAG ATGGCATCGTGAACGatgttctaaaatattttttgggCAAGTATGGAAAGCAATGGGATGGAAGAGAAGCCCTAAGAGTTACTGGGAAGACACCATTCGAGTCTGCAGCTGTTATTATTGAAGATTACGGGCTTCCTTGCTCATCAACTGAATTGATGTCACAAATTTCCCCTTTGTTTGCAGAGAG GTGGTGCAACATTAAAGCACTTCCAGGAGCAAACCGGTTGATTAAACATTTCACTAGTCACAGAGTGCCCATTGCATTAGCTTCAAACTCAAGTAGGGAAAACATAGAGTCCAAAATTTCTTTTCAACCGG GCTGGAAAGACTCATTCTCTGTGATAATTGGTAGCGATGAAGTTGCAATGGCCAAACCATCTCCTGAAAT ATTCCTTGAATCAGCCAAAAGGTTAAATCTTGAACCCTCGAGGTGCCTCGTAATTGAGGATTCTAT TCCAGGTGTTACAGCTGGTAAGGCTGCCGGGATGAAGGTGGTTGCTGTGCCATCCCATCCAAAAAAGTCTCATCTTTACTCTTCAGCGGATGAGGTGATCAATTCACTGCTTGACTTTCAGCCTCAGAAGTGGGGCCTACCTCCATTTGAAGACT GGATAGAGAACACCTTACCAATTAATCCTTTGTACATTGGAGGTCCCGTCATCAAGGGATACGGGCGTGGCTCAAAAGTACTTGGGGTTCCTACAG CGAATTTATCTACAGAAGGATATTCAGATGTCCTTTCAGAACATCCATCAGGCGTTTATTTTGGTTGGGCTGGTTTATGGAGAAGAGGCATCTTTAAAATTGTCATGAGTATTGGTTGGAATCCATTTTTCGACAATGCAGAAAAGACTATT GAACCATGGCTACTCCATGACTTTGATGACGATTTCTACGGTGAGGACTTGAGACTTGTTGTAGTCGGATATATTCGGCCAGAG GCCAACTTTCCTAGCCTTGAGAGCCTGATAGCCAAGATTCATGAGGATAGGAGAATTGCAGATAGAGCTCTTGATCTTCCATTGTACTCCAAGTATAGGAACGACCAATACCTGAAGCAGCATGATGCTTAG